Proteins encoded in a region of the Mycolicibacterium neoaurum genome:
- a CDS encoding chitin-binding protein — MSVTKRYTTRLLAAGAAGVIGVAAIGMGSGVAQAAPGPPCGPPGVHCGPAGPPPPGNPGGPGGPGNPGNPGGPGGPHGPGPGDLGGPGGPAGPPGDPHWHGHPPPWGDGPAPWGFGPPPPPPRPWGFDPPPPPWAPPPPPFDYWGQTVTPVWDPGFGQWGFWFFGIWVPL, encoded by the coding sequence ATGAGCGTGACGAAGCGATACACGACGAGGCTGCTCGCCGCGGGCGCTGCCGGAGTGATCGGTGTGGCCGCGATCGGCATGGGTTCCGGCGTCGCCCAGGCCGCGCCGGGCCCGCCGTGCGGTCCGCCCGGCGTGCACTGCGGTCCGGCCGGGCCACCACCACCGGGCAATCCGGGTGGACCGGGCGGGCCGGGTAATCCGGGCAATCCGGGTGGGCCCGGTGGACCGCACGGTCCGGGACCTGGAGATCTGGGTGGGCCCGGCGGACCTGCTGGGCCGCCCGGTGACCCGCACTGGCACGGACATCCTCCGCCATGGGGAGACGGACCTGCCCCGTGGGGCTTCGGGCCACCGCCCCCACCGCCGCGGCCGTGGGGATTCGACCCGCCACCGCCACCGTGGGCGCCGCCACCGCCCCCCTTCGACTATTGGGGCCAGACCGTCACCCCGGTCTGGGATCCGGGTTTCGGTCAGTGGGGGTTCTGGTTCTTCGGGATCTGGGTGCCGCTGTGA
- the mmsB gene encoding 3-hydroxyisobutyrate dehydrogenase, which translates to MSAETSTVAFLGLGNMGGPMAANLVAGGFTVHGFDLVAELREAAEAKGVKTFDSGAVAVADADVVITSLPNGDIVKRCYAEVLPAAKEGTLFIDTSTISVDDARAIHRQAIELGFAQLDAPVSGGIKGAAAGTLAFMVGGEDDAFERAKPVLDPMAGKIIHCGAAGAGQAAKVCNNMVLAVQQIAIGEAFVLAEKLDLDKQKLFDVITGATGNCWAVSTNCPVPGPVPTSPANNDFKPGFATALMHKDLGLAMAAVESTGSNAPLGTHAAQIYADFNAEHSGLDFSAVIEALRAG; encoded by the coding sequence ATGAGCGCTGAGACAAGCACCGTCGCTTTTCTGGGACTGGGCAACATGGGTGGCCCGATGGCCGCCAATCTGGTCGCCGGTGGTTTCACCGTGCACGGTTTCGACCTGGTCGCCGAGCTGCGGGAGGCCGCGGAAGCCAAGGGCGTCAAGACCTTCGACAGCGGTGCGGTGGCCGTCGCCGACGCCGACGTGGTGATCACCTCGCTGCCCAACGGTGACATCGTCAAGCGCTGCTACGCCGAGGTGCTGCCCGCGGCCAAGGAAGGCACGCTGTTCATCGACACCTCCACCATCTCGGTCGACGACGCCCGGGCGATCCACCGCCAGGCGATCGAATTGGGCTTCGCGCAGCTCGACGCCCCGGTGTCCGGCGGCATCAAGGGTGCGGCGGCCGGCACCCTGGCCTTCATGGTCGGTGGTGAGGACGACGCCTTCGAGCGGGCCAAGCCGGTGCTGGATCCGATGGCGGGCAAGATCATCCACTGCGGCGCCGCAGGGGCCGGGCAGGCCGCCAAGGTGTGCAACAACATGGTGCTCGCGGTGCAGCAGATCGCCATCGGCGAGGCCTTCGTGTTGGCCGAGAAGCTGGACCTGGACAAACAGAAACTGTTCGATGTGATCACCGGGGCCACCGGCAACTGCTGGGCGGTCAGCACCAACTGCCCGGTGCCAGGGCCGGTTCCGACCTCCCCTGCCAACAACGATTTCAAGCCCGGCTTTGCCACCGCCCTGATGCACAAGGACCTCGGGTTGGCCATGGCCGCGGTCGAATCGACCGGCTCGAATGCCCCGCTGGGCACCCATGCGGCGCAGATCTACGCGGATTTCAACGCCGAGCACAGCGGATTGGACTTCAGCGCCGTCATCGAGGCGTTACGCGCGGGATAG
- a CDS encoding acyl-CoA dehydrogenase family protein: MFELDDDERVITETAAAFAAKRLAPHALDWDADKHFPVDALREAAELGMGAIYCSDEVGGSGLRRIDAVRIFEELSAADPAIASFISIHNMCAWMIDTYGTPEQRKTWVPRLATMESIASYCLTEPGAGSDASALRTRAVRDGDEYVLNGVKQFISGAGSSDVYVVMARTGGEGPRGISTFVVEKDTSGMSFGPNEAKMGWNAQPTAQVILENVRVPAEAMLGGAEGEGTGFGIAMNGLNGGRINIAACSLGGARAAYEKACAYVRDREAFGGSLLDEPTIRFALADMATSLETSRIMLWRAASALDSNSTDKVELCAMAKRYVTDACFEVADSALQLHGGYGYLKEYGLEKIVRDLRVHRILEGTNEIMRVVIGRAEAARARAAG; this comes from the coding sequence ATTTTCGAACTCGACGACGACGAACGCGTCATCACCGAAACGGCAGCCGCGTTCGCCGCCAAACGGCTCGCGCCGCATGCCCTGGACTGGGACGCCGACAAGCACTTCCCGGTCGATGCGCTGCGCGAGGCGGCCGAACTGGGCATGGGTGCGATCTACTGTTCCGACGAGGTCGGCGGCAGCGGGTTACGCCGCATCGACGCTGTCCGCATCTTCGAGGAGCTCTCGGCCGCCGATCCGGCCATCGCATCGTTCATCTCGATCCACAACATGTGCGCCTGGATGATCGACACCTACGGCACGCCGGAGCAGCGCAAGACCTGGGTGCCGCGACTGGCCACGATGGAGTCCATCGCCAGCTACTGCCTTACCGAACCGGGTGCGGGTTCGGACGCTTCGGCGCTGCGCACCCGCGCGGTGCGCGACGGCGACGAGTACGTGCTCAACGGCGTCAAGCAGTTCATCTCGGGAGCCGGCAGTTCCGACGTCTACGTCGTGATGGCCCGCACCGGCGGCGAAGGCCCTCGGGGCATCTCCACCTTCGTGGTCGAAAAGGACACCTCCGGAATGTCTTTCGGCCCGAACGAGGCCAAGATGGGCTGGAACGCTCAGCCCACCGCGCAGGTGATCTTGGAGAACGTCCGGGTCCCGGCCGAGGCCATGCTCGGCGGAGCCGAGGGTGAGGGCACCGGATTCGGTATCGCGATGAACGGTCTCAACGGCGGCCGGATCAACATCGCGGCCTGCTCGCTGGGCGGCGCCCGCGCAGCCTACGAGAAGGCCTGCGCCTACGTGCGGGACCGGGAGGCGTTCGGCGGCTCACTGCTCGACGAGCCCACCATCCGGTTCGCCCTCGCCGATATGGCAACCTCGCTGGAGACCTCGCGAATCATGTTGTGGCGGGCGGCCTCCGCGCTCGACTCGAATTCGACCGACAAGGTCGAACTGTGCGCGATGGCCAAGCGCTACGTGACCGACGCCTGTTTCGAGGTTGCCGACTCCGCCCTGCAGCTGCACGGCGGGTACGGCTACCTCAAGGAGTACGGGTTGGAGAAGATCGTCCGGGATCTGCGGGTGCACCGAATCCTGGAGGGTACCAACGAAATCATGCGTGTGGTCATCGGCCGGGCGGAAGCCGCCCGGGCCCGGGCCGCCGGATAG
- a CDS encoding CoA-acylating methylmalonate-semialdehyde dehydrogenase: MTTKIQHFIDGKRSDLASTRTADVLNPSTGEVQAQVLLASKADVDAAVASAVTAQQEWAAWNPQRRARVMMKFVSLVNENVDELAELLSIEHGKTIADAKGDIQRGVEVIEFAIGIPHLLKGEFTEGAGGGIDVYSIRQPLGVVAGITPFNFPAMIPLWKAGPALACGNAFILKPSERDPSVPVRLAELFIEAGLPAGVFQVVQGDKEAVDAILTHPDIQAVGFVGSSDIAQYIYSTAAAHGKRSQCFGGAKNHMIIMPDADLDQAVDALIGAGYGSAGERCMAISVAVPVGEETANRLRNRLVERVNQLRVGHSLDPKADYGPLVTGAALERVRDYIGQGVEAGAELVVDGRERATDELTFDDQSLEKGFFIGPTLFDHVTTDMSIYTDEIFGPVLCIVRAHDYEEALSLPTKHEYGNGVAIFTRDGDAARDFVSRVQVGMVGVNVPIPVPVAYHTFGGWKRSGFGDLNQHGPASIQFYTKVKTVTERWPSGIKDGAEFVIPTMQ, encoded by the coding sequence ATGACCACGAAAATTCAGCACTTCATCGACGGCAAGCGCAGCGACCTCGCCTCCACCCGCACCGCGGATGTCCTCAACCCCAGCACCGGCGAGGTACAGGCGCAGGTCCTGTTGGCAAGCAAGGCGGACGTGGACGCCGCGGTCGCCTCGGCGGTGACGGCTCAGCAGGAATGGGCGGCCTGGAATCCGCAACGGCGGGCCCGCGTGATGATGAAGTTCGTCTCGCTGGTCAACGAGAATGTCGACGAGCTGGCCGAGCTGCTCTCCATCGAACACGGCAAGACCATTGCCGATGCCAAGGGCGACATCCAGCGTGGCGTCGAGGTCATCGAATTCGCGATCGGCATCCCGCATCTGCTCAAGGGCGAGTTCACCGAGGGCGCCGGCGGTGGCATCGATGTCTACTCGATCCGCCAGCCGCTCGGTGTGGTCGCCGGCATCACCCCATTCAACTTCCCCGCCATGATCCCGCTGTGGAAGGCCGGGCCCGCGCTGGCCTGTGGCAACGCCTTCATCCTGAAGCCCTCCGAGCGCGATCCGTCGGTTCCGGTCCGCCTCGCCGAGCTGTTCATCGAGGCTGGTCTGCCGGCCGGCGTGTTCCAGGTGGTGCAGGGCGACAAGGAAGCGGTCGACGCCATTCTGACCCACCCCGACATCCAGGCCGTCGGCTTCGTCGGTTCCTCGGACATCGCGCAGTACATCTACTCGACCGCGGCCGCGCACGGAAAGCGCTCACAGTGCTTCGGTGGCGCCAAGAACCACATGATCATCATGCCCGACGCGGATCTCGATCAGGCCGTCGATGCGCTGATCGGCGCCGGCTACGGCAGCGCGGGTGAGCGCTGCATGGCCATCAGCGTCGCCGTGCCGGTCGGCGAGGAAACCGCGAACCGCCTCCGAAATCGATTGGTGGAACGCGTCAATCAGCTGCGCGTGGGGCACAGCCTGGACCCCAAGGCCGACTACGGACCGCTGGTCACCGGCGCGGCGCTCGAGCGGGTGCGCGACTACATCGGCCAAGGTGTGGAGGCCGGCGCCGAACTGGTGGTCGACGGTCGCGAGCGCGCCACCGATGAACTGACCTTCGACGACCAGAGCCTGGAGAAGGGATTCTTCATCGGGCCCACCCTGTTCGACCACGTCACCACCGATATGTCGATCTACACCGACGAGATCTTCGGCCCGGTGCTGTGCATCGTGCGCGCGCACGATTACGAAGAGGCCCTGAGCCTGCCCACCAAGCACGAATACGGCAACGGTGTCGCGATCTTCACCCGCGACGGCGACGCCGCCCGCGACTTCGTCTCCCGTGTGCAGGTCGGCATGGTCGGCGTCAACGTGCCGATCCCGGTCCCGGTGGCCTACCACACCTTCGGCGGCTGGAAGCGGTCCGGCTTCGGCGATCTCAACCAGCACGGTCCGGCCTCGATCCAGTTCTACACCAAGGTCAAGACCGTCACCGAGCGCTGGCCATCGGGCATCAAAGATGGCGCAGAGTTCGTCATCCCGACGATGCAGTAG
- the rfbC gene encoding dTDP-4-dehydrorhamnose 3,5-epimerase gives MSARELAIPGAWEITPTVHSDARGAFFEWFTDASFEAMTGHRFELHQANCSISAAGVLRGVHFADVPPSQAKYVTCLRGAVYDVVVDIRVGSPTFGHWDGVLLDDRQRRSVYLSEGLGHAFLALEDDSTVMYLCSAGYAPDRERTISPTSLGIDWPLEHRLILSERDAAAPTLAEALAQGVLPAWADTQAYVEQLRARIG, from the coding sequence GTGAGCGCACGGGAACTCGCGATTCCCGGAGCATGGGAGATCACTCCGACGGTGCACAGCGACGCCCGCGGCGCATTCTTCGAGTGGTTCACCGACGCGTCCTTCGAGGCGATGACCGGTCACCGCTTCGAACTGCACCAGGCCAACTGTTCGATCTCGGCGGCCGGGGTGTTGCGCGGTGTGCACTTTGCCGACGTGCCACCGAGCCAGGCCAAATACGTCACCTGCCTGCGCGGCGCGGTGTACGACGTGGTGGTCGACATCCGGGTCGGCTCGCCCACCTTCGGGCACTGGGACGGGGTGCTGCTCGACGACAGGCAGCGCCGATCGGTCTACCTCTCCGAGGGACTCGGCCACGCTTTCCTTGCGCTGGAAGATGATTCGACGGTCATGTATCTGTGCTCGGCCGGGTACGCCCCGGATCGCGAGCGCACCATCTCACCCACCTCCCTGGGCATCGACTGGCCCCTGGAACATCGCCTGATCCTCTCCGAGCGCGATGCGGCCGCACCGACACTGGCCGAAGCGCTCGCCCAGGGCGTGCTCCCGGCATGGGCGGATACCCAGGCCTACGTCGAGCAGTTGCGCGCCCGGATCGGCTGA
- the rfbB gene encoding dTDP-glucose 4,6-dehydratase: protein MRLLVTGGAGFIGSNFVHLTLREHPATEVTVLDALTYAGSRESLTPVADRIRLVEGDITDSDLVSELVGAADAVVHFAAETHVDNGLADPTPFVQSNIVGTYTLLEAVRRHGTRLHHVSTDEVYGDLALDDPARFTESTPYNPSSPYSSTKAAADLLVRAWVRSYGVPATISNCSNNYGPYQHVEKFIPRQITNILTGRRAKLYGTGANVRDWIHVDDHNAAVWRILLDGTPGRTYLIGADGERDNRSVLRTLLTLMGRDPDDFDQVTDRVGHDLRYAIDASVLREELGWAPIHTDFEAGLLATIAWYQNNEKWWGPLKTTIEARYAERGQ from the coding sequence ATGCGGTTGCTGGTCACCGGTGGTGCCGGATTCATCGGGTCCAACTTCGTGCATCTCACCCTCCGAGAACACCCGGCGACCGAGGTGACGGTCCTGGATGCCCTGACCTACGCGGGCAGCCGCGAGTCGCTGACGCCGGTGGCCGACCGTATTCGGCTGGTCGAAGGCGATATCACCGACAGCGATCTGGTGTCCGAGCTGGTCGGTGCCGCCGATGCGGTGGTGCACTTCGCCGCCGAGACCCATGTCGACAACGGCCTCGCCGACCCGACGCCGTTCGTACAGTCCAACATCGTGGGTACCTACACGCTGTTGGAAGCGGTGCGCAGGCACGGGACCCGGTTGCACCACGTGTCGACCGACGAGGTGTACGGCGACCTGGCCCTCGACGATCCCGCGCGATTCACCGAGTCCACCCCGTACAACCCGTCGAGTCCGTACTCCTCGACGAAGGCGGCCGCCGACCTGCTGGTGCGAGCCTGGGTTCGCTCCTACGGTGTGCCCGCCACCATCTCCAACTGCTCCAACAACTATGGGCCCTACCAACACGTCGAAAAGTTCATCCCTCGCCAGATCACCAACATCCTGACCGGCCGGCGCGCCAAGCTCTACGGCACCGGCGCCAACGTGCGCGACTGGATCCACGTCGATGATCACAATGCGGCGGTGTGGCGCATCCTTTTAGATGGCACGCCCGGCCGGACCTACCTGATCGGGGCGGACGGTGAGCGGGACAATCGCAGCGTCCTGCGGACACTGCTGACGCTGATGGGTCGCGATCCCGACGATTTCGACCAGGTCACCGACCGGGTCGGGCACGACCTGCGCTACGCCATCGACGCGTCGGTGCTACGCGAGGAGCTGGGGTGGGCACCGATACACACCGATTTCGAGGCGGGCCTGCTGGCCACGATCGCCTGGTATCAAAACAACGAAAAGTGGTGGGGGCCTTTGAAAACGACGATCGAGGCACGATACGCGGAGCGCGGCCAGTGA
- a CDS encoding LLM class F420-dependent oxidoreductase: MTDAVTLKPDFGRYGVWTFGVPKPEQAAEIEKLGYGALWIGGSPKGDLNYVEPLLEATDNLQVATGIINVWQADADEVAEAYHRVEKAYPGRFLLGIGIGHPEHTEEYRKPYDVLVEYLDALDAAHVPTSRRVIAALGPKVLKLAAARSAGAHPYLTTPQHTGQAHNLIGNTVFLAPEHKVVLSTDVEHAREIGRGAVDFYLNLSNYLNNWRRLGFTEDDIAKPGSDRLIDAVVAHGTAADVAARLNQHLDAGADHVAIQVLGGWDELLPTLTELAGPLGLT, translated from the coding sequence ATGACCGACGCCGTGACCCTCAAACCCGACTTCGGTCGCTATGGCGTGTGGACGTTCGGTGTGCCCAAGCCCGAGCAGGCAGCCGAGATCGAGAAGCTGGGGTACGGCGCCCTGTGGATCGGTGGGTCGCCCAAGGGTGACCTGAACTATGTCGAGCCGCTGCTGGAGGCGACCGACAATCTGCAGGTCGCGACGGGCATCATCAACGTCTGGCAGGCGGATGCCGACGAGGTGGCCGAGGCCTACCACCGGGTGGAGAAGGCGTATCCGGGTCGCTTCCTGCTCGGTATCGGCATCGGTCATCCCGAGCACACCGAGGAATACCGCAAACCCTATGACGTGCTGGTCGAGTACCTGGATGCGCTCGACGCCGCCCATGTGCCGACCAGCCGGCGGGTCATCGCCGCGCTGGGGCCCAAGGTGCTCAAACTGGCGGCCGCCCGCAGCGCGGGTGCACACCCCTACCTGACCACTCCCCAGCACACCGGCCAGGCGCACAACCTGATCGGTAACACCGTGTTCCTGGCGCCCGAGCACAAGGTCGTCCTCAGCACCGATGTCGAGCACGCCCGTGAGATCGGTCGGGGTGCGGTGGACTTCTATCTGAACCTGAGCAACTACCTGAACAACTGGCGCCGTCTGGGCTTCACCGAGGACGATATCGCCAAGCCGGGAAGCGACCGGTTGATCGACGCCGTCGTCGCGCACGGCACCGCGGCCGATGTCGCCGCGCGCCTGAACCAGCATCTGGATGCCGGCGCCGATCATGTGGCGATCCAGGTGCTGGGTGGCTGGGATGAGCTGCTGCCGACGTTGACCGAGTTGGCCGGCCCGCTGGGCCTCACCTAG
- a CDS encoding LLM class F420-dependent oxidoreductase: MTKPALGKFGVFGHYEQWRQLPEQQLREIESLGYGAIWAGGSPPAELGWVDPILGATETLQVATGIVNIWSAPAAPVADSFHRIEKRYPGRFLLGIGVGHPEAHSEYKKPYDALTEYLDALDQRGLPKDRIVVAALGPQVLKLSARRSAGAHPYLTTPEHTAQARELIGPDAFLAPEHKVVLTTDAAHAREVGRKALEIYLNLANYLNNWKRLGFTDADVAKPGSDALVDSVVAHGTTEAIAARLKEHLTTGADHVPVQVLTGTDNLLPALTELAGPLGLR; this comes from the coding sequence ATGACGAAGCCAGCTCTCGGCAAGTTCGGCGTGTTCGGTCACTACGAGCAGTGGCGGCAGCTCCCCGAACAACAGCTCCGCGAGATCGAATCACTCGGTTACGGTGCGATCTGGGCGGGCGGCTCACCGCCCGCCGAACTGGGCTGGGTCGATCCGATCCTGGGCGCGACCGAAACCTTGCAGGTGGCCACCGGCATCGTCAACATCTGGTCGGCACCGGCTGCGCCTGTGGCCGACTCCTTCCACCGCATCGAAAAGCGCTACCCCGGCCGCTTCCTGCTCGGTATCGGCGTCGGCCATCCCGAGGCGCACTCCGAGTACAAGAAGCCCTACGACGCGCTCACCGAGTATCTCGATGCGCTCGATCAGCGCGGTCTGCCCAAGGATCGGATCGTGGTGGCCGCACTCGGTCCGCAGGTGCTCAAGCTGTCGGCACGCCGCAGTGCCGGCGCGCATCCCTATCTGACCACTCCCGAACACACCGCGCAGGCGCGGGAGCTGATCGGACCCGACGCGTTCCTGGCGCCCGAACACAAAGTCGTGCTCACCACTGATGCGGCACACGCCCGCGAGGTAGGCCGGAAGGCGCTGGAGATCTACCTCAATCTGGCCAACTACTTGAACAACTGGAAACGGCTCGGGTTCACCGACGCGGACGTGGCCAAGCCCGGCAGCGATGCCCTCGTCGACTCCGTCGTCGCCCACGGCACCACCGAGGCCATTGCGGCCCGGCTCAAAGAACACCTGACCACCGGTGCCGATCATGTTCCGGTTCAGGTGCTGACGGGTACAGACAACCTGTTACCCGCGCTCACCGAGTTGGCCGGACCGCTGGGCCTGCGGTGA